Genomic DNA from Candidatus Nitronereus thalassa:
AACAGGCGGGGGTACCCATAAAAACCATCCGATACTATGAGGAGGTAAGATTGCTTCCCCAACCAGTACGCACTTCAGCAGGATATCGGACTTATGCGTTCCCCATAATTGACCGTCTGATGTTTATAAAGAAAGCCCAAACCCTTGGGCTCACGCTAAAGGATATTAAAACCTTCTTAGACCTGGCTGACCGGGGACATTGTCCATGCGGCCATGTGCAACACACACTCAAGCAAAGCCTTCAAGGACTTCGTCGGAAGATTGCCGACTTGAAAGAAATCGAAAAGAAGCTCGTGGGTGCCATGCGTCAGAAGTGTCCACCGGATTTCAAACCAAGCGGATCAGCTATTTGCCCCAAAATACAACGTAAACCTAAACAAAGGAGGGTCATGAGATGAGCGACTCAAAGCGAGTTTCATTATGTCCAGCATGTGGAGCATGTCCTGAAGTTGTTCTCAACCAACGTTCAGAAGAAGTTTTAATTGGAGAAGAAGGAAATCTTACCAAGCTAAATAAAACAGCCTGGAACACATTGGTAGAAAAAATTCGTGCAGGAGAGTTGGCAGAGATGTGATTGGGCAGATCCCAAAAAATCCAGCCATT
This window encodes:
- a CDS encoding heavy metal-responsive transcriptional regulator, with translation MKTLFIGTIAKQAGVPIKTIRYYEEVRLLPQPVRTSAGYRTYAFPIIDRLMFIKKAQTLGLTLKDIKTFLDLADRGHCPCGHVQHTLKQSLQGLRRKIADLKEIEKKLVGAMRQKCPPDFKPSGSAICPKIQRKPKQRRVMR